From Nguyenibacter vanlangensis, one genomic window encodes:
- a CDS encoding alpha/beta hydrolase, whose product MLDLPNTTIIEGNAVRWGKAGNGPPLVALHGTPFSSQVWRRIVPQLADRRTIYYFDLVGYGLSEMREGQDVSLAVQNKTLAALFAEWGLERPDMLAHDFGGATALRAYYMNGLRYSSLTIFDAVALAPWGSALVQHVRQHEAAFSGMPDYMHRALLRAYLQTAAYNPLSEKALEIYSTPWLGPVGQPAFYRQIAQMDQKFTDEVEGRYGRMDCPVTVLWGRNDEWIPFEKGVALAALISDVDCIAVDDSGHLVQEDRPEIIVAAVLKRLNQA is encoded by the coding sequence ATGCTGGACCTGCCCAATACGACGATCATAGAAGGAAATGCCGTCCGGTGGGGCAAGGCCGGCAACGGGCCACCGCTGGTGGCGCTTCATGGGACACCCTTTTCCTCGCAGGTCTGGCGTAGAATCGTGCCGCAACTCGCCGATCGCAGGACCATCTACTATTTCGATCTGGTCGGCTACGGACTGTCGGAGATGCGTGAGGGTCAAGACGTCTCTCTGGCTGTGCAGAACAAGACCCTCGCCGCTCTGTTCGCGGAGTGGGGCCTCGAACGTCCCGATATGTTGGCACATGACTTCGGCGGGGCCACGGCGCTACGCGCCTATTACATGAACGGCTTACGTTATAGTTCCTTGACGATCTTCGACGCTGTTGCCCTCGCCCCCTGGGGGTCCGCTTTGGTTCAGCATGTGCGTCAGCATGAGGCCGCCTTCTCCGGAATGCCAGACTACATGCACCGGGCGCTATTGCGCGCCTACTTGCAGACTGCGGCTTATAATCCGCTGTCCGAAAAAGCATTGGAAATCTATAGTACGCCGTGGCTCGGGCCAGTAGGCCAGCCTGCGTTCTATCGCCAGATAGCGCAGATGGATCAGAAATTTACCGATGAGGTTGAAGGACGATACGGGCGGATGGACTGTCCCGTAACAGTCCTCTGGGGGCGAAACGACGAATGGATACCCTTTGAAAAGGGCGTGGCGCTGGCTGCATTGATCTCCGACGTTGATTGCATCGCGGTGGACGATTCCGGGCACCTCGTTCAGGAAGACCGGCCCGAAATCATCGTGGCGGCCGTCCTGAAACGGCTCAACCAGGCGTAA
- the xylB gene encoding xylulokinase, with amino-acid sequence MYIGIDAGTSGIKAVLVDEAQAVLAKRTVGLSSRSPHPGWSEQDPADWWGALLDAVDGLRAEQPAAVAAVRGIGLSGQQHGAVLLDAAGQVLRPCILWNDVRSSAECEVFEQRFPDSRSVCGNIAMPGFTAPKLIWVARHEPEIFDAVRHVLLPKAWLRYRLSGEMIEDMSDASGTLWQDVGRRRWSDDALAATGLTRAAMPALCEGTAQAGRLTRALAARWGMAVPPILAGGAGDNAAGAVGLGAVREGDAFVSLGTSGVVWATTERFRPRPESAIHAFCHAVPEMWHQMGVTLSAASCLAWWAEVAGRDEAALLAELPERVTAPSGVLFLPYLSGERTPHNDAAIRGAFVGLDRASTRADMTQAVLEGVAFSFRDALDGLASAGSVLRQADVIGGGARSAAWVSILASVMDIPLHRLAHGEQGGAFGAARLARLAATGERIADICLPPERIATVAPDAALREAYGPVLARYRALYPALSGLSPRRGAA; translated from the coding sequence ATGTATATCGGCATCGATGCGGGTACGTCGGGGATCAAGGCGGTTCTGGTGGACGAGGCGCAGGCCGTCCTGGCGAAGCGGACCGTCGGGCTGAGCAGCCGGTCCCCGCATCCCGGCTGGAGCGAGCAGGACCCCGCGGATTGGTGGGGGGCGCTGCTCGACGCGGTGGACGGATTGCGGGCCGAGCAGCCGGCGGCGGTCGCCGCGGTGCGGGGGATCGGCCTGTCGGGGCAGCAGCATGGCGCCGTGCTGCTGGACGCGGCGGGGCAGGTGCTGCGGCCGTGCATCCTGTGGAACGATGTGCGCTCCAGCGCGGAATGCGAGGTGTTCGAGCAGCGTTTTCCCGACAGCCGGAGCGTGTGCGGCAATATCGCCATGCCGGGATTCACGGCGCCGAAGCTGATATGGGTGGCGCGGCACGAGCCGGAGATCTTCGACGCCGTCCGGCATGTCCTGCTGCCGAAGGCGTGGCTGCGCTATCGCCTGAGCGGCGAGATGATCGAGGACATGTCCGACGCGTCCGGCACGTTGTGGCAGGATGTCGGGCGCCGCCGCTGGTCGGACGATGCGCTGGCGGCGACCGGCCTGACGCGGGCCGCGATGCCGGCCCTGTGCGAGGGCACGGCGCAGGCCGGGCGGCTGACGCGCGCGCTGGCCGCGCGGTGGGGGATGGCGGTGCCGCCGATCCTGGCCGGAGGAGCCGGCGACAATGCGGCCGGCGCGGTCGGGCTGGGGGCGGTGCGGGAGGGCGATGCCTTCGTCTCGCTGGGGACGTCGGGGGTGGTGTGGGCCACGACCGAGCGTTTTCGCCCCCGGCCGGAATCGGCCATCCATGCCTTCTGCCATGCGGTGCCGGAGATGTGGCACCAGATGGGGGTGACCCTGTCCGCCGCGTCCTGCCTGGCCTGGTGGGCGGAGGTGGCCGGACGGGACGAGGCGGCGCTGCTGGCCGAATTACCGGAGCGGGTCACCGCGCCGTCGGGTGTGCTGTTCCTGCCCTATCTGTCCGGGGAGCGGACGCCCCATAACGACGCCGCGATCCGGGGCGCGTTCGTCGGGCTGGATCGGGCGAGCACACGGGCGGACATGACCCAGGCCGTGCTGGAAGGCGTGGCCTTTTCGTTTCGCGACGCGCTGGACGGGCTGGCATCGGCGGGATCGGTCCTGCGCCAGGCCGACGTGATCGGCGGCGGGGCGCGCAGCGCGGCCTGGGTGTCGATCCTGGCGTCGGTCATGGATATTCCGCTGCATCGGCTGGCGCACGGAGAGCAGGGCGGCGCGTTCGGCGCGGCGCGGCTGGCCCGGCTGGCCGCGACGGGAGAGCGCATCGCGGACATCTGCCTGCCGCCCGAGCGGATCGCGACCGTGGCGCCCGACGCGGCCCTGAGGGAGGCGTAC
- a CDS encoding TonB-dependent receptor domain-containing protein yields the protein MSARRKFLYAFVSSLAVLAALPAAHGAPVSVRKPKGKVAASHAPKPRVHAVVAASESLAVTANRNTSHGMEQTITRKALETFVPGTSVLQVLSATTPGVSFASDDPFGLDTWANTFYIRGYTQSQLGITLDGIPLGDGQFINASGLDINQAVIQDNIGHVNMSQGGGALDVMSITNLGGALQYYTLDPRDRMGGDVSQTFGSNGTYRTFARFESGVLNRTGTKFSAAYARTDAGKWKGAGDQFEQQANFKVVQPLGTRGKVSGYFNYSEFDQYNYSDLSLEIIHKLGQRVDYYYPDYATAYKAALGQFPAGYDRLSDPEDASYYDGAQLQRNYLTGITTQYDLTDRLHFTNVLYDHQSGGDYEWTNPYVTSPSGAPMIQQVGHTAVTRLGATAALQYEIGNHTLHSGVWYEHVGYSWAQRYYSQPVLGQGAPRSGTGPYDDPFATAYAMQFNTNTFQYYLEDSYRILQNLRAHAGFKSMLTTTAGGASYNNPTYTGQDTLPNGSLTTAGAFLPHVSLNWTFLGRNELFFDFAKNLRAYTYNTWQSGNAWGVNEMPTNLKPETSYNYEVGYRYNAKRLTVLVNLYHIDYRNRLATITVGSLVNAHNTYINVGNMDMWGADAGVTVRPLPGLEVFNSFSYNKSTYGRDVTSDGVTYPVAGKLEAGYPQWMYKANASYAFGDARLNFNVNYMSKRYISYVNDAAVSGYWLATLSANYRFRHIPHLETLEFNLGVYNLFNQQYVGGIGGYSMSGDTQQLFAGAPRQIFGSLHARF from the coding sequence GTGAGCGCGCGAAGAAAATTTCTGTACGCCTTCGTTTCATCTTTGGCGGTGCTGGCTGCATTGCCTGCAGCCCATGGCGCTCCGGTGTCGGTGCGCAAACCGAAGGGCAAGGTGGCGGCATCCCATGCGCCGAAACCGCGCGTCCATGCCGTCGTCGCCGCGTCGGAATCGCTGGCCGTGACCGCGAACCGCAATACGTCCCATGGGATGGAGCAGACGATCACGCGCAAGGCGCTGGAGACCTTCGTGCCGGGAACCAGCGTGTTGCAGGTGCTCTCGGCCACGACGCCGGGGGTGAGCTTTGCCTCGGACGACCCGTTCGGCCTGGATACCTGGGCGAACACATTCTATATCCGGGGCTATACGCAGAGCCAGCTTGGCATCACGCTCGACGGGATCCCGCTGGGGGACGGGCAGTTCATCAATGCCAGCGGCCTGGACATCAACCAGGCGGTGATCCAGGACAATATCGGCCATGTGAACATGTCGCAGGGGGGCGGGGCGCTGGATGTCATGTCCATCACCAACCTGGGCGGCGCGCTGCAATATTATACGCTGGACCCGCGCGACAGGATGGGCGGCGACGTGTCCCAGACCTTCGGCAGCAATGGGACCTATCGCACCTTCGCCCGGTTCGAGAGCGGGGTGCTGAACCGCACCGGCACGAAGTTTTCCGCCGCTTATGCCCGAACCGACGCGGGCAAGTGGAAGGGCGCGGGCGATCAGTTCGAGCAGCAGGCGAATTTCAAGGTCGTCCAGCCGCTGGGCACGCGGGGGAAGGTCAGCGGCTATTTCAACTATTCGGAGTTCGATCAATATAACTATAGCGACCTGAGCCTGGAGATCATCCACAAGCTGGGCCAGCGGGTCGATTACTACTATCCCGACTATGCCACGGCCTATAAGGCGGCGCTGGGGCAGTTTCCGGCCGGCTATGACAGGTTGTCGGACCCGGAGGATGCGTCCTATTACGACGGGGCGCAGCTTCAGCGGAATTACCTGACCGGCATTACGACGCAATATGACCTGACCGACCGGCTGCATTTCACCAACGTGCTGTACGACCACCAGTCCGGCGGGGATTACGAATGGACGAATCCCTATGTCACGTCGCCGTCGGGCGCGCCGATGATCCAGCAGGTGGGCCATACCGCGGTCACACGCCTGGGGGCGACGGCTGCCCTGCAATACGAAATCGGCAATCACACGCTGCATAGCGGGGTCTGGTACGAGCATGTGGGCTATAGCTGGGCGCAGCGTTACTACAGCCAGCCCGTGCTGGGCCAGGGCGCGCCGCGCAGCGGAACGGGGCCCTATGACGATCCGTTCGCCACGGCCTATGCGATGCAGTTCAACACGAACACGTTCCAATATTATCTGGAAGACAGCTATCGCATCCTGCAGAACCTGCGCGCGCATGCGGGCTTCAAGTCGATGCTGACGACCACGGCGGGGGGCGCGTCCTACAACAATCCGACCTATACCGGCCAGGACACGCTGCCCAATGGCAGCCTGACGACGGCCGGCGCCTTCCTGCCGCATGTCAGCCTGAACTGGACGTTCCTGGGTAGAAACGAGCTGTTCTTCGATTTCGCGAAGAACCTGCGGGCCTATACGTACAATACGTGGCAGAGCGGCAATGCCTGGGGCGTCAACGAGATGCCGACGAACCTGAAGCCGGAGACGTCCTATAACTACGAGGTGGGATATCGCTATAACGCGAAGCGGCTGACGGTTCTGGTCAATCTCTATCACATCGACTATCGCAACCGCTTGGCCACGATCACGGTCGGCAGCCTGGTGAACGCGCACAATACCTATATCAACGTGGGCAACATGGATATGTGGGGCGCGGATGCGGGCGTGACCGTGCGGCCGCTGCCCGGCCTGGAGGTCTTCAACAGCTTCAGCTACAACAAATCGACCTATGGCCGCGACGTGACGAGCGACGGCGTGACCTATCCGGTCGCGGGCAAGCTGGAGGCGGGCTATCCGCAATGGATGTACAAGGCGAACGCGAGCTATGCGTTCGGGGATGCCCGGCTGAACTTCAACGTCAACTACATGAGCAAGCGCTATATCTCGTATGTCAACGACGCGGCGGTGAGCGGCTACTGGCTGGCGACGCTGTCGGCGAATTATCGCTTCCGGCATATTCCGCATCTTGAGACGCTTGAATTCAACCTGGGTGTCTACAACCTGTTCAATCAGCAATATGTCGGCGGCATCGGCGGCTATTCCATGTCGGGCGACACGCAGCAGCTCTTCGCGGGAGCGCCGCGCCAGATCTTCGGCTCGCTGCACGCACGGTTCTGA
- a CDS encoding ArsR family transcriptional regulator has protein sequence MDRSNQIKAMASEQRLTVLRLLAKPQKHFGHQWSADPVEFGVCMTLIAEALSVAQPTASRHLEILKQAGFITVRKHLKWSYCKRDEAAIKDYLNWLGAELSSTV, from the coding sequence ATGGATAGATCAAACCAAATCAAAGCGATGGCGAGCGAGCAACGCCTGACGGTCCTTCGATTGCTGGCGAAACCGCAAAAGCACTTCGGCCACCAATGGTCGGCCGATCCGGTCGAGTTCGGCGTCTGCATGACATTGATCGCTGAGGCACTATCGGTGGCACAGCCTACGGCTAGCCGCCATCTGGAAATTCTCAAACAAGCCGGCTTCATCACCGTGCGGAAGCACCTGAAATGGTCGTATTGCAAACGGGACGAAGCTGCAATCAAGGACTATCTGAATTGGCTGGGCGCTGAACTCTCCTCAACCGTATAA